The Kluyveromyces lactis strain NRRL Y-1140 chromosome D complete sequence genome has a window encoding:
- a CDS encoding 60S ribosomal protein eL36 (highly similar to uniprot|P05745 Saccharomyces cerevisiae YMR194W RPL36A and to uniprot|O14455 Saccharomyces cerevisiae YPL249C-A RPL36B Proteins component of the large (60S) ribosomal subunit), giving the protein MAVKSGIAVGLNKGKKVNQLTPAPKISYRKGAASQRTTFVRSIVKEVASLAPYERRLIELIRNAGEKRARKVAKKRLGTFGRAKAKVEEMNEIITASRRH; this is encoded by the exons ATGGCCGTTAAGTCAG GTATTGCTGTTGGTTTGAACAAAGGTAAGAAGGTCAACCAATTGACCCCAGCCCCAAAGATTTCTTACAGAAAGGGTGCTGCTTCCCAAAGAACCACTTTCGTCAGATCTATCGTTAAGGAAGTCGCTTCTTTGGCTCCATACGAAAGAAGATTGATCGAATTGATCAGAAACGCTGGTGAAAAGAGAGCTAGAAAGGTCgcaaagaagagattgGGAACTTTCGGTAGAGCTAAGGCTAAggttgaagaaatgaacGAAATCATTACCGCTTCTCGTCGTCATTAA
- the MRPL24 gene encoding mitochondrial 54S ribosomal protein bL28m (highly similar to uniprot|P36525 Saccharomyces cerevisiae YMR193W MRPL24 Mitochondrial ribosomal protein of the large subunit), whose translation MKFFPSSQRGFSTLSHLLREWRLVESRQIPTPKTYQVGDSKPLYIPKEKKEFPDYPYGESPIYKQSNKGLYGASFIQFGNNIAESKTKTRRSWSPNVIRKGLWSETLNRKISIKMTAKVLRTITKEGGIDNYLTKEKAARIKELGPTGWKLRYRLLNSKEKAANPVHKDAETVTDANGNEVTVLYKVVVDGEPLRITAGKRKLLHTLFPLEKMEHKADGLDLSFKKFMDQFATRDVADIVSRLKALNFDLSTITV comes from the coding sequence ATGAAGTTTTTTCCAAGTTCCCAAAGAGGGTTTTCCACTCTTAGCCACCTCCTCAGAGAATGGAGATTAGTTGAAAGCAGACAGATCCCAACTCCAAAGACGTATCAAGTCGGCGACAGCAAGCCATTATATATCCCAaaggagaagaaggaaTTCCCTGATTATCCATACGGAGAATCTCCAATTTACAAACAGAGTAACAAAGGTTTATACGGTGCGTCTTTCATCCAATTCGGTAATAACATCGCTGAATCGAAGACAAAAACCAGGAGATCATGGAGTCCAAACGTTATTAGAAAAGGACTATGGAGTGAGACTTTGAACAGAAAGATTAGTATTAAGATGACAGCAAAAGTTTTAAGAACAATTACCAAGGAAGGTGGTATTGACAACTATTTGACTAAGGAAAAGGCCGCCAGAATTAAGGAATTGGGACCTACTGGTTGGAAACTCCGTTACAGACTACTGAACTCTAAGGAAAAAGCTGCCAATCCTGTACATAAGGACGCTGAGACTGTCACAGATGCCAATGGCAACGAAGTCACCGTATTGTACAAAGTTGTTGTCGATGGAGAACCATTGAGAATTACTGCTGGTAAGCGTAAACTATTGCATACCCTTTTCCCATTGGAAAAGATGGAACACAAAGCGGATGGATTAGATCTATCGTTTAAGAAATTCATGGACCAATTTGCTACCCGTGACGTGGCAGACATCGTATCGAGATTAAAGGCCTTGAATTTCGATTTGAGTACGATTACTGTATGA
- a CDS encoding uncharacterized protein (some similarities with uniprot|Q12344 Saccharomyces cerevisiae YPL249C GYP5 GTPase-activating protein (GAP) for yeast Rab family members Ypt1p is the preferred in vitro substrate but also acts on Sec4p involved in ER to Golgi trafficking interacts with the yeast amphiphysins Rvs161p and Rvs167p), translating to MTDQVETKDDVKSTASNDAELPLDESENVEPSGDKIEIETEQPDVADAPANDGAPSANEIKETDVSFAATEKKNNEDSPPITGAIEVKEEVADEPVDSSTVESEAPDTVEVVNNETEPIDTDKDSLSNESVIKSKQEILEQKIESFNNETKPPHLPPRDHIAGEKPPLPSRSHVATSLSGPVHFVPPPLSEEMKSPKFRAHFNQHKRSDSSDFDLILNRFIQNETELELRDDKEREHAKEGTKTLREEYDSLLDHADKELVQYDWPFWSKLVHNFSDIVKDDSKKLETEVGKGIPTQVRGIIWQLLTSSNYKEMEELYCSLLLLESPHEKAIKRDLSRTKFIPEGKTDSLFSVLKAYSLYDPPVGYTQGMGFIATTLILNCEEEWQAFSLLTKLMKVYGLRDLFLPGMPGLMLKLYQFDTLLEENDPQLYNHLIRQGIRSTMFATQWFLTMFAYKFPLEFVLRIMDIVILEGIESMLKFSLTLMLKNSRNLIILSFDSLLDFLKEDLFQHYASKENPEEYDIDRFISDSLEIKLTPLQLERYVKEYDEIHKLETEKEQQYEEQRIKNRQLQKELKKLENDYSLLNREHITIANELIENRLRMETLQDENKDLLLEIEDLKKQLERELYKQTLPNPDAEIPTDLKADLNRTMERNLEVMDENQELRTRLDELEKENYELRTGKTWTKDATNPKGNRLGNWAFKSPWKK from the coding sequence ATGACAGATCAGGTAGAAACTAAAGATGATGTTAAATCTACGGCATCAAATGATGCGGAATTGCCATTAGATGAGTCCGAGAATGTTGAGCCATCAGGGGacaaaatagaaatagAAACAGAACAGCCGGATGTAGCAGACGCACCTGCTAATGACGGTGCTCCCAGTGCTAATGAAATAAAGGAGACTGATGTCAGTTTTGCTGCTAcggaaaagaagaataatgAAGATTCTCCTCCTATCACTGGTGCTATTGAGGtgaaggaagaagttgCAGATGAACCAGTGGATAGTTCAACGGTAGAAAGTGAAGCACCAGATACAGTGGAGGTTGTTAATAATGAAACCGAACCAATTGATACTGATAAGGATAGTTTATCTAATGAGAGTGTGATAAAATCCAAGCAAGAGATTTTAGAACAGAAGATTGAGTCATTCAATAACGAAACTAAGCCACCACATTTACCTCCAAGGGACCACATTGCGGGAGAGAAACCACCACTTCCTTCAAGATCTCATGTGGCAACGTCTTTATCTGGACCTGTACATTTCGTACCTCCACCATTGTCCGAGGAAATGAAGTCTCCCAAGTTTCGTGCTCATTTTAATCAGCATAAACGTTCCGACAGCAGTGATTTCgatttgatattgaacagattcattcaaaacGAAACCGAATTGGAACTAAGAGATGACAAAGAGCGTGAGCATGCAAAAGAAGGTACCAAGACACTAAGAGAAGAATATGATAGCTTACTAGATCATGCGGACAAAGAATTGGTACAATACGATTGGCCATTCTGGAGTAAGCTGGTTCATAATTTTAGCGATATAGTCAAGGATGACTCAAAGAAATTAGAAACTGAAGTAGGGAAAGGTATCCCAACTCAAGTCCGTGGTATTATATGGCAGCTACTAACCAGTTCAAATTACAAGGAGATGGAGGAGTTATACTGTTCCTTACTTCTATTGGAGTCACCGCATGAAAAGGcaatcaaaagagatttaTCTAGAACGAAGTTCATCCCAGAAGGTAAGACAGATTCTTTATTCAGCGTGCTCAAGGCTTACTCTCTTTATGACCCACCAGTTGGTTACACACAGGGCATGGGTTTTATTGCTACTACTTTAATATTGAACtgtgaagaagaatggCAAGCGTTTTCTCTATTAACGAAACTCATGAAAGTATACGGATTAAGGGATTTATTCTTGCCGGGAATGCCTGGCctgatgttgaaattgtaCCAATTTGATACACTTTTGGAGGAAAATGATCCTCAATTGTATAACCATTTGATCAGGCAGGGAATAAGATCTACAATGTTTGCAACTCAATGGTTCCTGACGATGTTCGCATACAAATTTCCCCTTGAATTCGTTCTCAGAATCATGGATATTGTCATACTTGAAGGTATCGAATCGATGCTAAAATTCAGTTTAACGTTGATGTTAAAGAACAGTCGTAATTTGATCATTCTCAGTTTCGATTCTCTCTTAGACTTCTTGAAGGAGGACCTTTTCCAACACTATGCTTCTAAGGAGAACCCAGAAGAGTACGATATTGATAGATTCATCTCTGATTCGTTGGAAATCAAATTAACTCCATTGCAATTGGAGCGTTACGTGAAAGAGTACGATGAGATTCACAAGTTGGAAACGGAAAAGGAACAACAATATGAGGAACAAAGAATTAAAAACAGACAGCTTCAAaaagagttgaagaaattagaaaatGACTATTCGCTATTAAACAGAGAGCATATCACTATTGCCAATGAACTAATTGAAAACAGACTTCGGATGGAAACTCTTCAGGACGAAAATAAGGATTTATTACTAGAGatagaagatttgaagaaacaactGGAACGTGAACTTTATAAACAAACGTTACCTAATCCAGATGCTGAAATTCCCACAGATTTGAAAGCAGATTTGAATAGaacaatggaaagaaatctgGAAGTTATGGACGAAAATCAAGAGCTCAGAACACGCCTTGACGAATTAGAAAAAGAGAACTATGAATTACGCACAGGTAAGACTTGGACCAAAGATGCCACCAATCCAAAGGGAAATCGTCTCGGGAATTGGGCTTTCAAATCACCATGGaagaaatga
- a CDS encoding uncharacterized protein (weakly similar to uniprot|P53389 Saccharomyces cerevisiae YNR055C HOL1 Putative ion transporter similar to the major facilitator superfamily of transporters; mutations in membrane-spanning domains permit nonselective cation uptake) yields MSKEKEFDSHGGIDFEAVPGNVHLVDGHDKSDKNAKIVLVPTPSDDPDDPLNWEMKRKLLALSCSLVYTLGVGVPTAAIYSVLNDVSIQTGISLSQLNNATGYLFLFLGIGCFVFQPLALQYGKRPVYVFTMLATALICVWPPYTKSKGEWIGSKVVQGFFGAAIESLPEITVSDLFFEHQRSSGLATYGVTLLFASYIAPCIAGFISDGQSWEWVMWWCAIFAAVCTVFLFFFMEETNYDRKLKIDSRTGQPITMDRHDGTVVSNVFSATANIDTLLNKENNHINVDETSSDSVGGVTGDVPDVLHSVLSAENSNIMNQLSRVEVVDGATVQQRKSTKTFWSKLSMTSGAKEKFLLHHYFMAPFYLFGLPGILWAGFFYGQSLIWFNVLNATEVLILAAPPYNFSSTACGLAYFSPLIFSFIVFFLVGTFSDWLKVRIARYRGGLSLPEDRLYTVIIYCFIGVAACILWGVGAYYEIHWFGLVFGLGMLGGCSMFGITISTTYAIDCYKELDTEAMVVVIIIRNVMSFAVSFGITKWIENLGLKNAFISAAFILLACNLTFVGMVIWGPGLRNRTKHYYWSLVKKYRDLGMH; encoded by the coding sequence atGTCTAAAGAGAAGGAATTTGATTCTCATGGTGGCATTGACTTCGAAGCCGTGCCTGGTAATGTCCATTTAGTTGATGGACATGATAAAAGTGACAAAAATGCGAAGATTGTCTTGGTGCCAACCCCATCTGACGATCCAGACGACCCATTAAACTGGGAAATGAAAAGGAAGCTCCTTGCGTTGTCATGCTCATTGGTGTACACATTAGGTGTCGGTGTTCCTACTGCTGCTATCTATTCGGTATTGAACGATGTTTCCATTCAAACCGGTATCTCATTAAGTCAATTGAACAACGCTACTGGttatcttttcttgtttctcGGTATCGgttgttttgttttccaACCTTTGGCGTTGCAATACGGTAAGAGGCCTGTTTATGTGTTCACTATGCTTGCTACTGCTTTGATTTGCGTTTGGCCTCCATATACCAAAAGCAAAGGTGAATGGATCGGCTCTAAAGTTGTACAAGGGTTCTTTGGTGCTGCCATTGAGTCGTTGCCAGAAATTACTGTCAGTGACTTATTCTTTGAACATCAAAGATCTTCGGGTCTAGCAACATACGGTGTAACACTACTCTTTGCTAGTTATATCGCACCATGTATCGCTGGTTTCATTTCTGATGGACAATCGTGGGAATGGGTCATGTGGTGGTGTGCCATTTTTGCTGCTGTTTGTACCGTGTTTctattcttcttcatgGAAGAGACTAATTACGATCGTAAACTAAAGATCGATTCCAGAACTGGCCAACCGATCACAATGGACCGCCACGATGGCACTGTCGTTTCAAATGTATTTTCAGCTACAGCCAACATCGACactttgttgaataaagaaaataatcATATCAACGTGGATGAAACCAGCTCAGATAGCGTCGGTGGTGTCACTGGTGATGTACCCGACGTTTTGCACTCAGTGTTAAGTGCTGAAAACTCAAATATCATGAACCAATTGAGCCGAGTTGAAGTTGTGGACGGAGCGACCGTGCAACAGAGAAAATCGACTAAAACGTTCTGGAGTAAACTCTCCATGACAAGTGGtgcaaaggaaaaattcCTACTACATCATTACTTCATGGCACCATTTTATTTATTCGGTTTACCTGGTATCTTATGGGCAGGTTTCTTCTACGGTCAATCCCTAATTTGGTTCAATGTTTTAAACGCAACTGAGGTCCTTATCTTAGCTGCTCCTCCATACAACTTTTCCAGTACGGCTTGTGGTCTTGCTTACTTCTCTCCATTGatcttctctttcattGTCTTTTTCCTAGTCGGTACTTTCTCCGATTGGTTGAAGGTCCGTATTGCCAGATATCGTGGTGGTCTCAGTTTGCCAGAAGACAGATTGTACACCGTTATAATCTACTGTTTCATTGGTGTCGCTGCGTGTATTCTATGGGGCGTCGGTGCTTACTATGAAATCCACTGGTTTGGTTTGGTGTTTGGTCTTGGAATGTTAGGTGGTTGTTCAATGTTTGGTATCACCATTTCCACGACATATGCTATTGACTGTTACAAGGAATTGGATACTGAAGCGATGGTCGTGgttatcatcatcagaaatgtCATGTCCTTTGCTGTTTCCTTTGGTATCACCAAATGGATTGAAAACCTTGGTTTGAAAAACGCATTTATCAGTGCCGCTTTCATTCTCTTAGCATGTAACTTGACATTTGTTGGAATGGTAATTTGGGGTCCGGGCCTCAGAAACAGAACTAAACATTACTACTGGTCTTTAGTTAAGAAGTATAGAGACTTGGGTATGCACTAA